One genomic window of Punica granatum isolate Tunisia-2019 chromosome 1, ASM765513v2, whole genome shotgun sequence includes the following:
- the LOC116193155 gene encoding anthocyanidin 3-O-glucosyltransferase 2-like, with protein sequence MQPDTTSMIQPHLQQQQEQLPHVAVLAFPFSSHAASLLAVIRHLASAPPASTAVFSFFSTHKSNRSLFPTPPPPTTSTITTTATTTTTTSSSSSSAFNMIKAYDVTDGVPEGYVLQGKPEEDIGLFMRAAPEGFRKAMEAAVADSGRRITCVVADAFFWFAEEIAAEQRVPWVAFWIGGPCSLAAHIYTDLLRSKLHVTYGIAGLGDERLNDFIPGMSNKMRLKDLPEGVLFGDLDSPFSHMLLRMGRSLPRATAVALKSFEELDLSLTQHLKSHHIPTLLSIGPLNQLQGAHNLVAGAPRVSDEYRCLLWLDSQKPAPASVAYIGFGTVKVPPRSELVAIAEALEASGVPFIWSLKEEVWDHGLPDGFIGRTRKQGMVVPWAPQVDILSHGAVGAFVMHCGWSSLLEGIAGGVPMICRPFFADQGLNGRLIADVLGIGLMVEGGAITKEGLVRSLGMILNGDEGKRMRENVRHLRLQAGKALSPTGSSTGNFNKLLQIITTGAPPC encoded by the exons ATGCAGCCGGATACAACGTCGATGATCCAGCCGCACCTGCAACAGCAGCAGGAACAACTTCCACACGTTGCGGTGTTAGCTTTCCCCTTCTCCTCCCACGCTGCCTCCCTCCTCGCCGTCATCCGCCATCTCGCCTCTGCACCCCCAGCCTCCACTGccgtcttctccttcttcagcACCCACAAGTCCAACCGCTCCCTCTTCCCCACCCCCCCGCCGCCCACCACCAGTACAATTACAACTACAGCTACAACTACCACTACAacctcatcctcatcttcctcGGCCTTCAACATGATCAAGGCTTATGACGTCACGGACGGGGTGCCTGAGGGCTATGTGCTCCAGGGGAAGCCCGAGGAGGACATCGGCCTCTTCATGAGGGCTGCCCCCGAGGGCTTCCGTAAGGCGATGGAGGCTGCAGTCGCTGACTCCGGGAGGAGGATCACCTGTGTGGTGGCCGACGCCTTTTTCTGGTTCGCCGAGGAGATAGCTGCAGAGCAGCGGGTGCCCTGGGTTGCCTTCTGGATCGGTGGACCCTGCTCCCTCGCCGCCCATATCTACACTGACCTCCTCAGGAGCAAACTCCATGTCACCTACG GAATAGCGGGGCTCGGGGACGAGAGGCTTAATGACTTCATCCCTGGTATGTCAAATAAGATGCGACTCAAGGACCTCCCCGAAGGAGTCCTCTTCGGCGATTTGGACTCCCCTTTCTCCCACATGCTCCTCCGCATGGGCCGATCATTACCACGAGCAACAGCCGTTGCTCTCAAATCTTTTGAGGAGCTGGACCTTTCCCTTACCCAACATCTCAAGTCCCACCACATCCCCACCTTGCTCAGCATCGGGCCTTTGAACCAGCTGCAGGGGGCTCATAATTTAGTAGCAGGAGCACCCAGAGTCTCCGATGAGTACAGGTGCCTCCTGTGGCTTGACAGTCAGAAGCCGGCACCTGCTTCCGTCGCCTACATCGGCTTTGGGACAGTGAAAGTCCCTCCTAGGAGCGAGCTCGTGGCAATAGCAGAAGCCCTGGAGGCCAGCGGGGTGCCCTTCATATGGTCCCTCAAGGAGGAGGTCTGGGACCACGGCCTACCGGACGGATTCATAGGAAGGACGAGGAAGCAGGGGATGGTGGTTCCCTGGGCCCCACAGGTGGACATCCTGTCCCATGGAGCAGTCGGGGCTTTCGTGATGCATTGCGGGTGGAGCTCATTGCTGGAGGGCATAGCAGGAGGGGTGCCGATGATCTGCAGGCCCTTCTTTGCGGATCAAGGGCTGAATGGGAGGTTGATCGCGGATGTGCTGGGGATCGGTCTGATGGTCGAGGGGGGAGCCATAACCAAGGAGGGCCTGGTGAGAAGCCTGGGTATGATCCTGAATGGGGACGAGGGGAAACGGATGAGGGAGAACGTCAGGCACCTCCGACTACAGGCTGGGAAGGCACTAAGCCCAACGGGCAGCTCCACTGGCAACTTCAACAAGCTGCTGCAGATCATTACAACAGGAGCTCCTCCTTGTTGA